Part of the Cohnella candidum genome, CTCTCTGCCGTCAAGCATCCCCATGCAGATTGGGGGAGGCGTACAGCCTCGCAAGCCGTTTCGCTGTCGCGGACCAACTGAAGCGCTCCATGCAATCCATGCGGGCTTGAAGCTTCATGGTGCCGAGCAGCGAACGGTCGTTCGCCAGACGGACGATCGCGTCCGCGAACGCTTGCGGTTGTTTGTAGCGGGCGATCAGCATTCCGTTGCGGTTATGGACGACGATTTCCTTGATTCCGCCGATGCTGGACGCGATGACCGGCATTCCCGTCGCCAAGGCTTCGACGTTGACGAGCCCGAACGCCTCGTGCAATTGGGAAGGGCAGACGAAGACGTCCGCATCTTGGAACACCTGTTGAATGCGGCGATGGGGGACAGTGCCCAGAAAACGGGCATTCACGCCGAGTTTCTGCGAGAGTGCACGCATGCTGCGGGAGTAAGCCGCGTTCTTCGTGCCGCCCGCCACGACGAGCTCAAGCGGTCTCGCGCTTGCGCGTTTGGCCAGCTTCACCGCCCTTAACAGCACGGGCAAGCCTTTGCGCGGAATGAGCCGGCCGGCGAACAGCAGTCTCAATGCCCGCCTTGGTTTTGCAGATGCGGCCGGCTTGAACCGTGACGTATCCACGCCGAGCCAGACTTTGCGGATTTTCGCGGCGGCAAACGGAAATCGCTTCGTCAGCTGCGTCTTCAGCGACTCGCTGTTGGCGATGACGAGGTCGGCGCTCCTCATGCCCGCGCCTGCCGCTTCCCGGGTGGCGAGAGGGGGGCTGACGAACGTGAGCGAGTGCAAAAAGAGAGACACGACGGCGTTCGGGAACATCTTTTTAAGCGAAGGGACGAATTTCGGACGATTGTCGACCTGGATGACGTCGAAGGACTTTCCCTGCAGGAAGCTCCTTACGTTCGCCAAATACTTCTCCGGGCTCCCGGTCGCGACCCGGTAGATGTGGACCCCGGAAACGGCGGAATACGCCGGGTAACGCCGGTGGGAACGGCTGATGACCGTTACCGAATGTTGCTTCGCCAATTCTTTGGCAATCGCGAGGATCGTAATTTCCACGGAACCTCCCAGGATCGGAGGGACGGGAATCTGCTCCGGCGCGATGATGGCGATTCGCATGTATCGTCACCTGCTTCAGTGTGGGAGATCATCTTCAATGTATGTCCGAGTGATACATGCAGTGAACCCAGTTTCGACCGAACGGCGGGGATGGGGACGAAATGGGTGGATGTGCAGCCTTCATTCGGAGATCGATTTAAGAAACGCTTAATGCTTTCATCACTGGATTTTCAGAATCGGGTGGCATGATCGGACAAAGGAGATGTTCCAAAGGGCGGAGAGGGGTTCTTGTACTTTGGCAAGGAATCGCATATGTTGGTACGAGACGACCGCCGAAGGAGCTTGCCGAAAGATGTCCATCCGAACGAAACTCATCCTTTCTTACGCGGCGATGCTTTTCGTGCCGCTTATTCTCATTCTTTTGATTTCCGCCATGCTGATCACGGCCTTTCAGGGCAGCCTCCAGAACGTCAAGGCGTTGTATGAGCAGACGGAAAATATGTTCGATCGAGAAGATGTCGGACATGCGATCCATGAGCTGGATCGGACGATCGCCCGCAATCCGAACGCGGCGCCGGATGCCGCGTATTTTCGGGAAGTCGGGGAAGAGTTGGCACGAACCGGTACCGGACTCATATGGAGCCGGGATTCCCGAATCGTCTACACTTCGGATCCTTTGACGAACGTAAAGGGTTTAACCGCGTTGCTGCCTTCTTTCCGGCATGCGGGCTACGAATCCCGCCTGCCTGCGGTTCGGATCGGAAACGATTACTATGTGGGTTCCCGATATGATTTTAGCTCCCAGGGCAGCCGAAATTCCGTGTATTTCTGGACGCGCATGGATCCCATCGCTTATTTCGCGCGCCGGTATTTTCCGATGCTCTTCACGATCTTGCTCGTGATCCTGGTGGCGACGCACGCGATATTGACTTACGTCATGTCCCGCACGATTATTCGCCCGCTTCGGCAGTTGAAAACGGCGGCGAGCCGCATCCGCGAAGGAAATCTCGATTTCACGGTGAGAGTGGAAAGCAAAGACGAGATCGGGCAGCTCGGGATCGCTTTCGAGGACATGCGGGACCAGCTCCAAAAGTCCCTTGCGCTTCAGCGGCAATACGAGGCCAACCGCAAGGAATTGATTTCGAGCATTTCGCACGATTTGAAGACGCCGATCACCGCCATCCGGGGATACGTGGACGGCCTGTTGGAAGGGGTCGCCGACACGCCGGAGAAAAGCGATAAATATATCCGGACCATATCCGCGAAAGCCGATGAAATGGACCGGCTGATCGACGAGCTGTTCTTGTATGCGAAGCTCGATTTGCATCGGATCCCGTTCTCATTCGAAACCGTTCCGCTGGCCGGATTCATGAAGGATTGGGCGGAAGAGCTGCATTTCGAAATGGACAAGCGATCGATCGGGTTCGAGCCGATATTCGATATTCCTTCCGAGGCGTCGGTACTCATGGATAGGGACCAATTCCGGCGCGTGCTCGCGAACGTCGTGGCCAACAGCATCAAATACGCGGATAAGCCGGACAGCCGAATGAGCCTGCGCGTATTCCGGGAAGGCGAACGTGCCGTTATCGCCTGGCGCGATAACGGCGCGGGGATATCGCAGGAAGCGCTTCCCCATGTGTTCGAAAGGTTTTATCGCGCGGAAGCCTCGAGAAGTACCCAAACGGGAGGTACCGGTCTCGGCCTGGCGATCGCCAAGCAGATCATGGAGGAGCACGGAGGAAGCATCGAAGCGCAAAGCGAGAAGGGGATCGGCACCACGATCCTGATCAAGCTTCCCCTTCTCGGGGGCGAAGAAAGCGGGGACACGGATGGCGAAACGCATATTGCTCGTTGAGGATGAACCCAGCATCGCGGAGCTGCAACGGGATTATCTCGAAATCAACGGATTCCGCGTGGATATCGCGCCTGACGGCAATCAGGGCCTTGAGTTGGGGCTGACGGGGCAATACGACCTGATCGTGCTGGACATCATGCTTCCCGGCATGAACGGGTTCGACGTGTGCAAGACGATCCGGGAACATTCGAACGTCCCCATTCTGATGGTTTCGGCGCGGCGGGAGGATATCGACCTCGTCCGCGGCCTCGGCCTGGGAGCGGACGATTATATGACCAAGCCGTTCAAGCCCGCGGAACTGGTGGCGCGCGTAAAGGCGCATATGGCCCGCTACGAACGTCTGACGGGCGGAGGGGAAAGCTCGCGGAATGAAGTGCGCGTCGGCGGCTTGTATATCGATTACGACAAGCACCGGGTATACGTGAACGAAAAAGAAGTCATGTTGACCGCGAAGGAGTTCGAATTGCTTTATTTTCTCGCGACCCATCCCGAGCACGTTTTCAGCAAAGACCAGATTTTCGACCGCATCTGGGGCATCGACGCGATCGGAGACACGCAGACCGTGACGGTGCATATCCGCAAGCTGAGGGAGAAGATCGAAGCCAACCCCGCCGAGCCCAAGTACGTGGAAACCGTATGGGGGACCGGTTACCGATTCCGGTCCGATCCGAACCGATAAACGGGCATATAGAGCAACGGAGCAGCCATCAGGCCGCTCCGTTTTTTTGTTTTTCCGGCGCCCGGCCGTACGGTTAAGAAACGCTTAATAACTTCTTCACCGAGAGTTGAGATTTCGGCAGTACCCTGAAATCACGAAGAAGAAAGGCGTGATAACCATGCGGGCGACGCCCCGAATCGTGATCGTATATTCGAAATTCGGCGACGGCCATTACCAGGCCGCGCGGGCGATGCAAGAGCAATTCGCGGCCGCTGGGGTCACCGACGTCCGGCTGGTCGATTTGTTCGGAGAATCGCATCCGCTATGGAATGCCGTTTCCCGATATTTTTACGATAAAAGCATGAACCGGTTTCCCCGTTTGTACGGATGGAGCTATGAAATCACGAACGAAATGAATTCGGACGGTTCTTTCGCCAAATGGCTGCATTCATTGGGCACGCGCAGGCTGAAAGCCATTCTGGAAGCGGAGCAGCCGGATGCGGTGATCCATACGTTTCCTTTTCTCGCGTTCTACCGGATGAAGGAAAGAGACGGACTCAGCATTCCCGGCTACACCGTCATTACCGATTATGTCTTGCACTGCCGGTGGCTGCACCCCCAAACCGACGGGTATTTCGTCGCGACGGATGCGTTGAAGGCGAAGATGAAAGCGAGAGGCGTGAGGGATGAACGCATTCATGTCACGGGCATTCCGCTCCGCAAGGAGTTCGAATCCCCGTCGAGAGCGGGGAATGTCTTCCGGGAGTACGGTCTGGATCCGAATAAGCGCCATGTCCTGGTCATGGCGGGAGCGGGAGGCGTATTTTCGGACTTGAAGACGCTGCTTCCGGAGTTCATCGGGATGGAAAGCGATCTCTCTTTCATTCTGGTAACCGGGCGGAATGCCAAGTTGTATGAGGAACTTCGCAATCGGTTCGCGGGATTGCCTTCGGTTAAGGTTCTCGGATACGTGGAGGGGATCCACCGCCTGATGTCCGTCTCGTCCTGCATCGTCACCAAGGCCGGCGGGCTTACTTTGACGGAAGCGCTGGCGCTGCGAGTGCCCGTCATCGTATACCGGCCGCTGCCCGGCCAGGAACGGGGGAATGCCGAATATTGGGCGGACAAGGGCACGGTCAGGATTGCGGCCGATCGGAACGCTCTTCGCGAATCGCTGCAGGATCTGACCGATGGCGTATCGTGGGGCGGAATTGCCGCGGTGAACGGCCGCGCATCGCAGAATATCGCGGAGTTGGTCGTGTCCCGTCTTCCCCTGAGCGGACAATTGAACCGGGATGGCCAACTCGTCCCAGGCAAAGGAAGGCGCGTGCTCCATGACTTTACGTGACCGGCTTTTCGGCAGGATCGCAGGCGTGCCTTTGGATCCTTTATTCGCGGTGTTGTTTCTGCTCGAATTCGTTCGCGGCGCTTTCTTGGTTTCCTATTTGCCGAGTTATGCAGCGGATACGTTGAACATATCCGCGTCTGTCGTAGGCGTGGCCGTTTCCGTTCATTACTTGGCGGACAGTTTCGCCAAATGCTTGGCCGGTTACTTGTTGGACAGGCTTCCGCATAAACCCGTCCTGATCGCGGGTTTACTGCTCGGCGCGGCGAGTCTCTTCGCGATGAACGTAACCCGGTCTCCGGGCGTCCTGATCGCCGCTTCCGCTCTTCTCGGTCTCGGCGGCTCACCGGTCTGGCTGGCTTGCCTCAGCCGGATTGACGCCGCGAGAAGGGGCGAGCAAATGGGCGTTCTCTATCTCTTTTGGATGGCCGGACTCGGGCTCGGACCCGTTGTCACGAACGTCCTGATGGATATCAGTTATCGCGGCTCGTTTTCCGTCCTGCTCGCGCTTACGGTTGCCGCAACGCTTGCGGCCGCTCTGATTTCATTCGCCGGGAAACGCAAGACGATCGTCGCGGCCGGCATGGAGGAACAGCTGCGGGAGATCCGGAAGCGGCTGAAGGCGATGGGATTGCTGCTGCCCGGTATGATGATCCAGACGATGGCGGGCAGCCTGCTGGTGCCGATTTTATCGCGGTTCGCTGCGGAGCAGGTCGGCTTGAGCCACGCGGAATTATCCGTTTTGATGGTTTCGGGAGGCGCGGCTGCGGGTCTCGGTCTCATTCCGATGGGCAAGCTGTCCGACCGGTTCGGCGGGCGGTGGTTCCTGGTCGGCGGATTCGGGACTTTCGGCGCATCGGTCTTCGCCGTCTCCTTCGCGCGTTCTTTCGGAGAGGCCGAGTTGCTGGCTTGTCTGCTCGGCCTTTCTTACGCGGCGCTTCTTCCGGCATGGAACGCGCAGCTGGCCGGCTACGTCCCGGAATCCTCCAGCGGAGTCGGCTGGGGGATGGTCTCCGCGGTGGAGGGTATCGGCGTCGTCCTCGGTCCGCTGGCCGGGGGATGGCTCTCCGACCGTTTCGGCTTGCCGATGCCGTTCCGGGTATGCGCCGTGCTGTTCGCGCTCATTGCTGCCGTATATGTCAGCCAAGGGGCAGCCAATGATCCTTTACCTGCACTGCAAGTCGATCATCGATAAGCACGGGAGGTTAATGGAATGTAAGCCCGTTTAATGGACGAACCTAGTGTTCAGGCAGAAGGAGGTTGGCAAGCCGTGCTCCTGAATTTCCCGCTAATTGCCGCGCTAATCGCAATCGTTGCGGCCCAGATCATCAAAGTGCCCATTTATCTCGTCACCCACCGAACGTGGAATGCCGCATTAGGCTTCAGCACGGGAGGGATGCCGAGTTCCCATTCGGCGGCCGTGACCTCTCTTGCTGCGGCGATAGGAATCAGGGACGGTTTCTCTTCGAGCTTGTTTGCCATCGCCGCGATCGTGAGCGCCATTACCATGTTCGATGCGATGGGGATTCGGCGGCACGCGGGCATTCACGCATCGATTTTGAATCAATGGGCGAAATCCAATCCGAACTTATCGCAAGCCGGTCAATCCCGCGGAGAATTAAAGGAATTGCTCGGGCATCGTCCAAGCGAGGTGCTCGCCGGCGCGATATTCGGCGTCATCGTTGCCTTGATTCTTCACTATGCGCTCGCAATCCGGTAGCCCAAGGAGATTATCCGCAAAAGAACGATAAAAGGAGCCGTTGTCAGGGCTCCTTTTATCGTTTTTGCGTTTGTCCGGCTTTGGCCCATGGAGGAGGCTGATTCAGGATCGGTTGCTTTGGCTGGACGGGCGGCTTTTGCGGGACAGGCGGTTTTTGCGGGACAGGAGGCTTCTGTCCGGCTTTGGCCCAGGCAGGGGGCTGATTCAGGATCGGCTTCTTTTGCTGGACAGGCGGCTTCTGCTCGACAGGCTGCTTCTGCTGGAGAGGAGGCTTTTGCTGGATAGGTAGCTTCTGCTGGAGAGGAGGCTTTTGCTGGACAGGTGGCTTCTGCAGGAGAGGTGGCTTTTGTGGGACAGGCTGCTTCTGCTGCTGAACGGCTTTAAGCTGGGAAGGAGGGCGCTGAATTTGAGCTGGCTGCTTCAGCTTTTGCCGATAGAGACGGAACATTTGTTTGGCCATTCCGGTCACGGAGAATCGTCTTTCCACCGTTTGCCTTCCGAATGTGCCCCATTCGCTCAGCCGTTTCGGTTGTTTCAGCATCTCGACGAGTCCACCCGCGATCCGATCGGGAGTGGCGGGCGCCGAAGCCCCATGATCGCCGAAATGGTCGCGGATCGACCGCGCAAGCGTTTGCGGGGTCACCGGACCGGTATAACCGGACACGCCGACGGCGAGCACCGGCTTCCCGCAAGCCATGGCCTCCAATGCGACCCTTCCGGTTCCGACGACGAGGTCTGCCGCCCAATAGAGCTGCCGGACGTCCGACAAAGCAGGCTGCACGATCATCCGGTGGACTCCGTATTTCGATTGAATGCCGGCCGCTGCTTTGCGCAAGGTGTTCAAGTGGGGTCCAGGGCCCGTGAACACGAAGACCGATTTCGGAAAACGAGCCAAGACACGGTTCGCCGCTTGTATCAATTTCAAGGCGATCAGATGTTTAGGAGCTTGGAACCGTCCCGCATAGACGATGACGGGAAAGGCGCTTTGGGCTTTCCAACGGGCCTTCCACTTGGCCGTTCGGGCATCCGGCTTAAACCGGAACGTGTCGATTCCGTTCGGCGAATAGACGAGCTTCGCGGCATCGATTCCCCGTTTGGCGCCCCACTGGGCCATCTGGGGAGAACTCGCGACGACGGCTTTTGCCAGTTTGGCGGCTTTTAGGGTAGGTACTTGACCGACGTATTTTCCGTGGAGCGTGATGACGAAGATCCTGCCTTTACCCGGCTGGCCCCAAGCCGAAATCCAACGAAAAGAAGGGGTGTCATGCCCGTGGATGACCGAGTAGCCGTTCTTCTCCGCCAGGGTCCGGAAATACTTGGCCGGGCGGCTTCGTTCGGACGGAGGGAGGAGGTGGACCTGCACCCCGCTCGCGCGGAACATCGGGGCGAGCGGCCCCCCGTAGGAGCCGACGCCGACTTGGATGCCAAGCTTGATGAGCTGCTTCGCGAGCGCTAGTACATAGGTTTCCGTACCGCCCACGTTCAGGCGGTTGACGAGCATTAGAACCTTCATTCGGCGCGCCTCAAATCATCGGGAAGTTCAGCCCCTGATGCGGCAGGGCTAACGCAGTTTATGCTTGACCGCACCGATTCGCGCAGGCGGTCGGCCTTGAGCCGCCAAATAAGAGGCGAAGCCCGCCGTCAAATCCGTTACCCGCTTGAGCATGGAGGGAGTGAGCAGATCGCGGCCGGGAATTTCGTTGAAATCGAGCAAGTAAATGCCGCCTTTCCGGTCCACGGCGACATCGATGCCCAGATGGCTGAGCGTCGGCCGGAATCGGGTGAGATATTTGACGGCCAGTATCGCCGGCTTCACCAGATGCTCCGCAGCGGGCAGAAGCGTTCCGCTGAGATCGGCCCACGCGCGCAGTTCCTCCCACGTGGTCTTGGTTCCTCCCGCATGGCTGTTCGTGACGATCGATCCGGGCCTTCCCAGCTTCGGCCGGATCCCCGCGCCATGCCACTGTCCGTCCTCGCCGCGATGAACGACGACCCTGAAATCGATTTTACGGTCGCCTCGGCGGATCAAATCCAGCCCTTGTTGTGCCAAATATTTTCCCTTTCGGAGCCGCCTCAAGCAAAACGCCCGCAACCGAGCTTCAGTCATCGTGATGTCCCGAAGCCCCTTTGCGGCCGGACCTGAGGTACGCACCGCATATCGATTCGCTCCCGTTTGCCGGATTTCGACGATTCCCTTGCCTTGGCTGCCCCGGATCGGCTTGAGGTAGATGAAAGAATGCTTGTTCAAGAGAGCCAAGATGTCGGAAACGCGCGTTGCCGATATACTTTCGGGCAGATGGGAAGCGATCTCCGAATTTTCATTCAGAAGCTTATGCAGCTTGGCTTTGTTGAAAAAGAAGGGATTAAATACCGGGATGCCGAGCTTGGCCATCCGCGCTTTGACCGGTCTGGCACCGATTCCTCGGCCGCGGACGCCTACCGGATAGTTCTCGTACAGAACGTCCGGAAACGGATGCCACGCTCGATTCCAGCCGGTATTTCCGTCCTCCGATTCGGTAGACCAGGCATGGATTCTGCGCCGGCGGAAATCCACGTCCTCCGATCGGAAGAACAACACCTGCAATCCGCGTTTTCTGCCCGCCGCATGGAACATTCTCCAGGTTTTCGCCGGCCTGCGGAACAGGGCGGCCGCCCGCGTCCCCCGCGGGGGAAACGCCTTCTGCAAGATACCGAAACGTTTCCTCAATGGAAACGACACCTCCTTCCTCCACGTTATGTGAATTCCGGCTTATCGGTCGGCCCATTTCTCGCTGAAAACCGCGCGTTAACGTTCCGTTTACATATGGATATTAAAAGGCCGATGCAAAGGAGAATGAACGTTGACCGACCGTACGATCGCGAGGCTTGCCCAAGCGTTCCATATCCGAGTGAAGAGCATGCGGATCGTGAAATCCGGCGTTTATCGGCTCGAGACCGAAGGCGGGAGGGCGTATGCGCTAAAGCATATGCGATACCCGGTCCGGCGGATTTTATGGATGGACAGGACGCTGAGACGCGTCCGGAAGAACGGATTTGCCGGCATATGCTGGCGCGATCCTCGGCAAATCGGAGGCAAGCCCCTGTTCGTCAGGCTTCGCGGAAAGAAAGCGACCTATATTCTCACGCCATGGATCCAAGGGAGGCAGCCTTCGCCGGATTCATCGGATGACCTGCGGGCATGCGCGGCGGCATTGGCTCGGTTCCATTTGGCCGGCAGGCGTGCCGCTATCCCGAGGCAGGGTGCTTTAGATCTGACCGGGCGCTGGCCTGCTATCCTGAAAGCCCGGCTGTCGCTCATTCGAAAATATGTGAGCAAGGCGAAAACGGCAGGTAACGGGAACGAACTGGACGTTTGGCTGAGGAAGAATGGAGACGACTTGCTGGGCCGTGGAGAGCAAGCGCTCGGGCTCCTGGAGCGAAGCCCTTACCGCCGGCTTTGCCG contains:
- a CDS encoding MFS transporter, which produces MTLRDRLFGRIAGVPLDPLFAVLFLLEFVRGAFLVSYLPSYAADTLNISASVVGVAVSVHYLADSFAKCLAGYLLDRLPHKPVLIAGLLLGAASLFAMNVTRSPGVLIAASALLGLGGSPVWLACLSRIDAARRGEQMGVLYLFWMAGLGLGPVVTNVLMDISYRGSFSVLLALTVAATLAAALISFAGKRKTIVAAGMEEQLREIRKRLKAMGLLLPGMMIQTMAGSLLVPILSRFAAEQVGLSHAELSVLMVSGGAAAGLGLIPMGKLSDRFGGRWFLVGGFGTFGASVFAVSFARSFGEAELLACLLGLSYAALLPAWNAQLAGYVPESSSGVGWGMVSAVEGIGVVLGPLAGGWLSDRFGLPMPFRVCAVLFALIAAVYVSQGAANDPLPALQVDHR
- a CDS encoding glycosyltransferase, producing MKVLMLVNRLNVGGTETYVLALAKQLIKLGIQVGVGSYGGPLAPMFRASGVQVHLLPPSERSRPAKYFRTLAEKNGYSVIHGHDTPSFRWISAWGQPGKGRIFVITLHGKYVGQVPTLKAAKLAKAVVASSPQMAQWGAKRGIDAAKLVYSPNGIDTFRFKPDARTAKWKARWKAQSAFPVIVYAGRFQAPKHLIALKLIQAANRVLARFPKSVFVFTGPGPHLNTLRKAAAGIQSKYGVHRMIVQPALSDVRQLYWAADLVVGTGRVALEAMACGKPVLAVGVSGYTGPVTPQTLARSIRDHFGDHGASAPATPDRIAGGLVEMLKQPKRLSEWGTFGRQTVERRFSVTGMAKQMFRLYRQKLKQPAQIQRPPSQLKAVQQQKQPVPQKPPLLQKPPVQQKPPLQQKLPIQQKPPLQQKQPVEQKPPVQQKKPILNQPPAWAKAGQKPPVPQKPPVPQKPPVQPKQPILNQPPPWAKAGQTQKR
- a CDS encoding MGDG synthase family glycosyltransferase; translated protein: MRATPRIVIVYSKFGDGHYQAARAMQEQFAAAGVTDVRLVDLFGESHPLWNAVSRYFYDKSMNRFPRLYGWSYEITNEMNSDGSFAKWLHSLGTRRLKAILEAEQPDAVIHTFPFLAFYRMKERDGLSIPGYTVITDYVLHCRWLHPQTDGYFVATDALKAKMKARGVRDERIHVTGIPLRKEFESPSRAGNVFREYGLDPNKRHVLVMAGAGGVFSDLKTLLPEFIGMESDLSFILVTGRNAKLYEELRNRFAGLPSVKVLGYVEGIHRLMSVSSCIVTKAGGLTLTEALALRVPVIVYRPLPGQERGNAEYWADKGTVRIAADRNALRESLQDLTDGVSWGGIAAVNGRASQNIAELVVSRLPLSGQLNRDGQLVPGKGRRVLHDFT
- a CDS encoding phosphotransferase, whose protein sequence is MTDRTIARLAQAFHIRVKSMRIVKSGVYRLETEGGRAYALKHMRYPVRRILWMDRTLRRVRKNGFAGICWRDPRQIGGKPLFVRLRGKKATYILTPWIQGRQPSPDSSDDLRACAAALARFHLAGRRAAIPRQGALDLTGRWPAILKARLSLIRKYVSKAKTAGNGNELDVWLRKNGDDLLGRGEQALGLLERSPYRRLCRVSSRSRVLCHGDSGPKNFVFTGDDPKLIDFETLRLDLRAYDLYRLIRLACKHRGWSFAAAKAVLEGYGGVSKLEPGELRLVLAWLLFPNKAYKILSRSGKTNAKGRRALTDELRSAAAADLRLPSFLREWDDYAREGGKT
- a CDS encoding sensor histidine kinase encodes the protein MSIRTKLILSYAAMLFVPLILILLISAMLITAFQGSLQNVKALYEQTENMFDREDVGHAIHELDRTIARNPNAAPDAAYFREVGEELARTGTGLIWSRDSRIVYTSDPLTNVKGLTALLPSFRHAGYESRLPAVRIGNDYYVGSRYDFSSQGSRNSVYFWTRMDPIAYFARRYFPMLFTILLVILVATHAILTYVMSRTIIRPLRQLKTAASRIREGNLDFTVRVESKDEIGQLGIAFEDMRDQLQKSLALQRQYEANRKELISSISHDLKTPITAIRGYVDGLLEGVADTPEKSDKYIRTISAKADEMDRLIDELFLYAKLDLHRIPFSFETVPLAGFMKDWAEELHFEMDKRSIGFEPIFDIPSEASVLMDRDQFRRVLANVVANSIKYADKPDSRMSLRVFREGERAVIAWRDNGAGISQEALPHVFERFYRAEASRSTQTGGTGLGLAIAKQIMEEHGGSIEAQSEKGIGTTILIKLPLLGGEESGDTDGETHIAR
- a CDS encoding divergent PAP2 family protein, with the protein product MDEPSVQAEGGWQAVLLNFPLIAALIAIVAAQIIKVPIYLVTHRTWNAALGFSTGGMPSSHSAAVTSLAAAIGIRDGFSSSLFAIAAIVSAITMFDAMGIRRHAGIHASILNQWAKSNPNLSQAGQSRGELKELLGHRPSEVLAGAIFGVIVALILHYALAIR
- a CDS encoding response regulator transcription factor, producing the protein MAKRILLVEDEPSIAELQRDYLEINGFRVDIAPDGNQGLELGLTGQYDLIVLDIMLPGMNGFDVCKTIREHSNVPILMVSARREDIDLVRGLGLGADDYMTKPFKPAELVARVKAHMARYERLTGGGESSRNEVRVGGLYIDYDKHRVYVNEKEVMLTAKEFELLYFLATHPEHVFSKDQIFDRIWGIDAIGDTQTVTVHIRKLREKIEANPAEPKYVETVWGTGYRFRSDPNR
- a CDS encoding YheC/YheD family protein yields the protein MRKRFGILQKAFPPRGTRAAALFRRPAKTWRMFHAAGRKRGLQVLFFRSEDVDFRRRRIHAWSTESEDGNTGWNRAWHPFPDVLYENYPVGVRGRGIGARPVKARMAKLGIPVFNPFFFNKAKLHKLLNENSEIASHLPESISATRVSDILALLNKHSFIYLKPIRGSQGKGIVEIRQTGANRYAVRTSGPAAKGLRDITMTEARLRAFCLRRLRKGKYLAQQGLDLIRRGDRKIDFRVVVHRGEDGQWHGAGIRPKLGRPGSIVTNSHAGGTKTTWEELRAWADLSGTLLPAAEHLVKPAILAVKYLTRFRPTLSHLGIDVAVDRKGGIYLLDFNEIPGRDLLTPSMLKRVTDLTAGFASYLAAQGRPPARIGAVKHKLR
- a CDS encoding glycosyltransferase family 4 protein, with translation MRIAIIAPEQIPVPPILGGSVEITILAIAKELAKQHSVTVISRSHRRYPAYSAVSGVHIYRVATGSPEKYLANVRSFLQGKSFDVIQVDNRPKFVPSLKKMFPNAVVSLFLHSLTFVSPPLATREAAGAGMRSADLVIANSESLKTQLTKRFPFAAAKIRKVWLGVDTSRFKPAASAKPRRALRLLFAGRLIPRKGLPVLLRAVKLAKRASARPLELVVAGGTKNAAYSRSMRALSQKLGVNARFLGTVPHRRIQQVFQDADVFVCPSQLHEAFGLVNVEALATGMPVIASSIGGIKEIVVHNRNGMLIARYKQPQAFADAIVRLANDRSLLGTMKLQARMDCMERFSWSATAKRLARLYASPNLHGDA